From Sceloporus undulatus isolate JIND9_A2432 ecotype Alabama chromosome 6, SceUnd_v1.1, whole genome shotgun sequence, one genomic window encodes:
- the U2AF2 gene encoding splicing factor U2AF 65 kDa subunit yields MSDFDEFERQLNENKQERDKENRHRKRSHSRSRSRDRKRRSRSRDRRNRDQRSVSRDRRRRRSPLSLSGPLSRSPRHEKKKKVRKYWDVPPPGFEHITPMQYKAMQAAGQIPATALLPTMTPDGLAVTPTPVPVVGSQMTRQARRLYVGNIPFGITEEAMMDFFNAQMRLGGLTQAPGNPVLAVQINQDKNFAFLEFRSVDETTQAMAFDGIIFQGQSLKIRRPHDYQPLPGMSENPSVYVPGVVSTVVPDSAHKLFIGGLPNYLNDDQVKELLTSFGPLKAFNLVKDSATGLSKGYAFCEYVDINVTDQAIAGLNGMQLGDKKLLVQRASVGAKNATLSTINQTPVTLQVPGLMSSQVQMGGHPTEVLCLMNMVLPEELLDDEEYEEIVEDVRDECSKYGVVKSIEIPRPVDGVEVPGCGKIFVEFTSVFDCQKAMQGLTGRKFANRVVVTKYCDPDSYHRRDFW; encoded by the exons ATGTCCGACTTCGACGAGTTCGAGAGGCAGCTGAACGAAAACAAACagg aaCGCGACAAAGAAAACCGTCACCGGAAACGCAGCCACAGTCGTTCACGGAGTCGTGACAGGAAGCGGCGCAGCCGTAGCCGTGATCGGCGTAACAGAGATCAACGCAGTGTCTCGCGGGATCGCAGAAGACGCAG gTCACCCCTAAGCCTATCGGGTCCCCTAAG TCGCTCTCCCCGgcatgagaagaagaagaaggttcgCAAGTATTGGGATGTTCCACCTCCAGGCTTTGAACACATCACACCCATGCAGTATAAAGCCATGCAAG CTGCAGGGCAAATTCCAGCTACAGCCCTCCTACCAACCATGACCCCTGATGGCCTGGCAGTGACACCCACTCCTGTGCCAGTGGTTGGCAGCCAGATGACACGGCAAGCACGGCGTCTCTACGTGGGAAACATCCCTTTCGGAATTACTGAG GAAGCTATGATGGATTTCTTCAATGCTCAGATGCGCCTTGGTGGCCTTACTCAGGCTCCTGGTAACCCTGTCTTGGCTGTGCAGATCAATCAGGACAAGAATTTTGCGTTTTTAGAG TTTCGCTCTGTGGATGAAACTACCCAGGCCATGGCCTTTGATGGGATTATTTTCCAAGGGCAGTCATTGAAGATCAGACGCCCCCACGATTACCAACCACTCCCTGGCATGTCTGAAAATCCTTCAGTCTATGTGCCAG GTGTGGTGTCCACAGTGGTTCCAGACTCTGCTCACAAACTGTTCATTGGGGGTCTGCCAAACTATCTTAATGATGATCAG GTCAAAGAATTGCTCACTTCTTTTGGGCCCCTAAAAGCTTTCAACCTGGTGAAGGACAGTGCCACTGGCCTGTCAAAAGGTTATGCCTTCTGTGAATATGTGGACATCAACGTGACAGACCAG GCCATCGCGGGCTTGAATGGCATGCAGCTGGGCGACAAAAAGCTGTTGgtgcagagagccagtgtgggagCCAAGAATGCTACTCTG AGCACAATAAACCAGACCCCAGTGACACTGCAGGTACCGGGCCTGATGAGTTCCCAGGTGCAGATGGGTGGTCACCCCACTGAGGTGCTGTGTCTCATGAACATGGTGCTGCCAGAGGAGCTGTTGGATGATGAGGAATATGAGGAGATCGTAGAGGATGTGCGCGACGAGTGTAGCAAGTATGGTGTTGTCAAGTCCATTGAGATCCCCCGGCCTGTTGATGGCGTTGAAGTGCCTGGCTGTGGCAAG ATCTTTGTGGAGTTCACATCAGTCTTTGACTGTCAGAAAGCAATGCAAGGCCTGACCGGGCGAAAGTTTGCAAACCGGGTTGTGGTGACCAAGTACTGCGACCCTGACTCCTATCATCGCCGAGACTTCTGGTAG